A region of the Dermacentor albipictus isolate Rhodes 1998 colony chromosome 4, USDA_Dalb.pri_finalv2, whole genome shotgun sequence genome:
ACAGATGCAACAAGTGTACTTCACCTCTTGAACCCCATTTTCTAGGCATGAACAAAAATGTCACTCGCATGGTATaattgaataaaaaagaaaagacgtaATCTCGGTGCGCTGTGAAAGAAGAAGACAAACATACAACATGTACATTCACCGAGCGCAGTTACCAGTATACTGGAAAAAGGAGAACAGCTATTGTACAGCAAAGCGACACTTCTTGGTTTTGTCACTACGCATACTTTGGCTCTTCAGTTGGAAGCTGTTTTTACGTTTGCAAGACAGATAAAATGTTCAAGCCCTACTTAGAAGCTGGCAAAGTTTAGCGTGTCATGGGAGGTCCCTAATTTTTGTTCGTCATTAATGAGACTACATCACGCAATTTCCACCATCTAACTCTTCTACCAAATAAAGAGTTTGTCAAATGCTGTCAATGCTTACAAGAATAACAACACGGTGCCCCACAACATACACGCAGAACAAGACTACGACAAAGTAGCACCAAACATTTTTCTCCATGCTCACTTGCGACAACACAGTGGGAACCTAAACGAGGGCGCTTTTTCACGCAATAGAAGGTGAAGAGTAATAAAAGACTCCAGAAAGCGACATGCAGCGGGCGCTGTGGAATGGTGGCCAGTTTCTTAAAATGAAGAAAGATCTGCCCGGGCGAGCCGTGGTGGTGCCGGACGTGCCTGCTCCTTTTGGCTGCGACACTCAAACATAGCTGCCCTGTCACGAATCCGCTTTGGCGGGGAAAGGTCCTGCTTTCGCACAATGGTCTCTGTCTGCTGAGCCGGTGACCTCGTAGGTTGTGACTTGACAGGTGATGACTTAAGAGGCGAGGTCTTCGTAGGCGAACTCTTAACAGGCGATGTCTTCACAGGTGAAGTTCTGCCAGGCGGCGGCTTCTTATCCACAACGTCGGCACCGATTTGCTTTGTGGAGTCTCTTCTCCTCTGGTCCCCCGAAGTTGCCTGCTTCGGCCAGCTCCTGACACTGGATAGCTGATGCCGCTCGTTCTCTCGATTCACTTGCCGAAGCGGGACAACGTCCACGTTCCACAGGGCGACATCTTCCGAAGTCCGCCTGAGCTTCACTTCTGCTTTGGTTGTCACCGCCTCATCCGACTGGGAGCGGCAGCCCTCAGACTTGAGCTTCTCCCTCAGCTGAGCACGGCGCTCTTCTTTGATCTTTTCGATCCGCCTGCGACTCACCTCACTCTCAACAGCTGGCACTGAAGCACTACGTGTTGCTTCAGGCTTGGGCGGGACAGGGTCAATTCGTTTTTCCTCTGCCTGGATCGGCACATTCACCTTCCGCAATTCAAGTGTGGAAGGTCTTGCACTGCCATCTGTTACAGCAACGTCTAAAACTATCTCCGCAATGGCATCACTGGCCTGTGGTTCTGAAGCCGAACACTGAGTTGTCTGTGCTGTTCCTATTTCTTCATGAAGTGCATTACTCTTGGAAACAGTGCTGGCAGTGGAAGTTTCTTCTGTGCAGCACACCCTCTCCTCTTGGTCCTCTTGGTCAAGTATGGGGTCAGACCATGGATCATAATTGGCGGAAGGAGATGATGGGTTTTTAAGTGACTGTAGCCGCATAACCTTGAGCTGTGTAAACAGGCTAGGCTGGCAGGTTTTAGAGGGACTTAAGTCTGCAGGAACATGCGCATCACCTGCTTCGAACTTCGACATGAGTTCCTTCACAGAGCCTCGTTTCTCTGAACGGGAATAGTGTGGTGGTTCAGATAAACGCTTCCTGTCGGTATCTAGACTGGTGCCATTTGATCTTGCCATTTCAGACTTTCGCTTTGCTTCAACCACTCTTACTTGTCGCGGTGATGATCTGAGCTGCACCTCATCATCACTGAAGTCAATCAGTGGTTTTGACTCATTTGGCACAGCAAAATCAACTGGCTTACCAACACTATCTAGTGGTTCTACTTCCTTTGTATTTTCTGAATCAACGCCTTCGCTTTGCCGAAGCTCCCCAGCTAAATCATCAGTGACTACAGTTCCTTGATTACATAAATTAGTCTCGCTCATGTCAGTGTTATCGACAGGACTCTGCAAATCAGAGGGAGTGGCACTTTCCAAATTGGAGCCTGCCACAACATCATGGTCAGGTAAGCAAGTAGAATTAAGTGAGATTTCAGGACTAGAATTAAGTAGAGAATTCTTCTCATTGTCAGGTGAACCCTGATCACAAATTTTTTTTGGTCCTTCACCACAGTCGCTACTAAAATCTAATAGTGCGTGTTCCATGTCCCCAGAAATGGCCTGCCCCGTGTCTGCACCACTGTCACACAACATTGGCGCTGGTTCGATTACACAAGACTCTACCTGCATCCTGCACTCTTCAGCCGAGCCCAATATTTCTTCGGCCATATCACTCATCTCAGTTGGACCTGAAACTTCTCTCTCATCCTCAACAGCTGTTGGCTCCTGAGGAGAGAGGAGGCAAAGGTTCTGGTCCTGACTTTGAGAATGCAGCATGCCCCCACAAGCATCACTCAACAATGGGCTCTCATCTAAGTAAGAGTATGGCATGGCTTCCTCATTATCTTCCTCCTCATCTGAAGAGGAACTCCGTCCATCAGCAGCCACGACACATTCCCCTTCAGCAGCAGGAACAATGCTGCTGTTCAACGCTTCCACTCTTTGAACCATGTCAACCCCTCCACACAGGCCATGCAGATCACTGTCCGAAAACGTCCGAAGGCCATCGTCCTCTGGCATCACAGACACAGGGGTCTCAAGACTCTCGTCCACAACCGAACCCGTCACAATGGATGAGTTCATGTGTTCACTGCTGTTGGCGTCGCAAACATCACTCTGCTGCACGTCGACAGGTGATGGTGTTGACCTTGAAGTTGACATATCCTGGGGCAGCAACTCGCACCCAGCACAAGGCGATGACAAGGGTGATGCTGATGTGTCAGTGTCCTCAATGTACGGAAGCGAAGCACTCATACGGTTAAGAAAGCTTGTTTCGAGGCTTGCAGCACGCGTGTCGCCAACCAGGAAGTCTGTGTCAAACTGGCAGCAGCTCATCTTAAGCGAAGTTGCGATGTCCTCGGCAAGGGACAAACTTGTCCCGACATTGCTTTCGGATTCGTCGAAGTCGGTTGAGCCGCCTGCGCTCTCACACGGACCACTCGTCTCGTCAACATCTTCAACGAAAGGGCGATGAAAGACGAGCCCACCATCAATCATTTCACGGGAGGAGTCGCCACCTTCCTCGACGGCATGAACTTCTACAAGAACCATCTTCTCATTGCTATGGTGAGGTGGGGGAATCTCCACATTCCTGAAGTGGCTCGGTGGCTGTGGGTAATCTTGAGGCGATGGGGATGTGTACGGTTCGATATCGTCAGGGCTGTGTACAGCCATTGGTTGTCGGCTCGTATAGGGAGTCAGCGAACGACTTGACTGCTGTCGTCTGTCAGCTGCCTGTTCGTTGGAAGCTGTCGCAAACGTCGGAAGCTGGGGATGAGATGAAGCATGGTGGCCGGAAGGAGCTGTGTCCATTTTGGTACATGTGCCTTCCACGTTGGCTTCCTGACTAGAGTGGAATGTGGGGGCCTGTGAGCAATCGCTGAGCCGCTGCACCTTTGGGCTGGCACCATCGCCACTGTCAGGACAGAGCTTCTGCTTTCGAGGTGACTTATGCGGGCCGACCGGTGGGGAAGCTACCCGGTCGACTCGAGCACCATTGTACTGAGAACTGAGCGCAAACGCAGCGTGCACATCTTCCAGAGACATGTCCAGGCCACCCCGTTCGAAGTAAGAGTCGTGCGAGACAGAGCGCACGTGCTTGTGTGGTCCACTTGGAGAGGAGGCAGGTGTGCTTTCAGGGAGCCACTGGAATGGCTGAACTCTTGAGGCATCTGCAAAGGGAATGAAGTGACAAAAAGCCAGAGTGAGTAGAGGTGTTGTGCTGATCACATGCAGTTTTGTATTTTGGTACATTTTCGTAACTAGGCTGCCTATGAACTACAACTTTCTTTAATGATAATAATCATTTATGAAATCACAAAAGCAGTCCTCAGAGAGCAAGTATTTCCATCGGTTGGTTTTTGATCAACATTACCACTCAGCAGAAAATGCCTTATCTCTGAGCACCATTCACACTCGGGACTTCCTCTGCAACCTGGACATTGACCACTGCCTGAATTACGGCAGTTTCACTGAAGTGACAGAAGAGTGGTAGCATGTTATGCGGCTCAGCACATGTGAAGCAAGGCAATTAGATGCGGCACTTCGCACATGCTTTGCAGCGGACTAGAGTCTTGCATTGCCAAAACGAGAAGTGATACGCACAAGACAGACTTCTTTGTGTGGGTCGCCATATACACCATGTGATGAGTAGCAAACAAGGAACACTCACTGGAGGGAATGTCTCTGAATGCACAGTCCTTACAAGTCTTAATGTGGGTGTCAAACCATTATAAATTATAAATACATTGTGAGCTGCTTGTGTAAATGCAAAAGACATGTATCTTTCTGTTTCTTAAGATGCGTCATGCATCAATAGCCACATATTGCAATCTTAAAAAAAGTGGGAATGTATGCATTAGTTGATGACTATATGCATGCTGTCAATGCTGCTATGTGTATGGGCCCCCAGGCTAATCCAGCTTCTATACCGTGTTGTTTCTCCCCTAGAAGAGGCCCAATTTTATGTTAGAAAATGAATGCGGTTAAATTCGAGCAACAATGTTGCATAGAGCAACCGCAAGCTCCTCAGAACCTCAAGAGAGCTACAAGTGCAAGCATCAACAAGCCATGATTGTGCATTGTGGGTACCCCCACATGAGACAATGAAGTGAGGCCACACTTGGCATTGCCTCTGAGATCTGTACCCTCCAACCAAAGTTTGTCATGCTTGCAACCACACAGTGGACAATGAGAAGATGTCACGCACTGCTTGGCCTCCAAGACCAGGAGCATGCACACTACTTCGGAGGTCACGTCACGTTTGACCACTCTTCATCAAACGATCAATGACCAAATCAATGACCCGTAGAGCCAATGTATAAAGACGTCCAAAATTTCTGACGCAGAAACCTTTCCCTTTCAGAATTTTCAGACTTTTTGCAGTGATAGAaagtctgaaatggcattaactGAAGCCACTAGGACTGCAATTTTGATGATCTCGCAGCCTTgaaccagcgctctcgcatgCCACCCTGCTGGCAGTCATAGCCACTGTAGCCACCATAGACATCTATTTTTGGTCCCATGGTGTTTGGTGCGTGGTTGTGTGGTCATTTTGTGTTGTCATGCGCTTTGCAATGTTAGGTATAGCTGCCTCAACGTTCACTACCAAGCTTCCTGCTGTTCGGTGCCACGTTTTTCATTCAAAGGATTTGTCGCTGTGAGCAATGGTGCTAACTCCACCTGCGTCATCTTTGCCGATGGCTTCGAAGAGTGGAAAGCCCAGCAAGGatttaagagggagctttagctcgggcccaactttgacacggcctattcaaatacatgtaaaacacagaaacatctttctgagataacccctggaccaatataaatgaaatttgttgcatttgagagagaaagttaaattctagtgactgttggaaatagaatttcgatttagggcctgaattcttttagaaagattttcaaaaattcgaaagtttgaaagaaagtagaagcacgaagtttacaaataaatagctctgcattaagaacagatatcgcggttctgtgaacaGCCTTCATTagatcatttaaagcggacaaattctatatgtcaatttatagcttacgtgaacttgttatgttgtgtacaaggggcctgcaaaagctgtattttcatattactcaatttttttagattcatgtgtgacatatcaattttgtccactttagatgtactattagatgcagttcacagaattgtgatatcacttttcacTACTGAactacagagttgtaaacttgatagttttgttttttgaGAATTTGCAATTCTTGCCCATTTTTAGTAAAGAACTGACGACCTAAATCAACAactcaaaaccaacagtcactagattttatgtttctctttcaaatgcaacaatcCTTGTCAAAACCATGCCATCGTATAGTGCCAGAATTGCTGTCGCCCATCGACACATCCAGTGCTACGAAAGTGACAGTACATCATCGAGCGTATAACATTTCTTCACACACGACATCATCATGCGCATAGCATTTTGGCACAATACGCAGAATGCTCTGCTAAGTGCTGCTAAACCAGAAGTTCGGCCTACCCGATGTCATTTGTATACAGTTACTCATTTTTGAAAGTGGTCCTCCGAAAGAGAATGCGGGCCAAGCTTGCCAACCGGTGTGCACATGTGCTGTCTGCAAGTTGGTCAGTGTGCATTTCGACCATTGTCATAATGTTGCTACAGATAGATGAAAGCGCAGTCAAATGCATGCACCCTAACTTCATCCCCTAGTAGTGCTACAGAAGTGGACTGAGCTGCAGTGGCGGAGTGATTGTAGGTTTCCTTGCAACAGTTGCTGACCGACGTTTCCCTCATTTATCATTGCCCTTGTCGTTGCAGATTTCAAGGGCTGAGCTAGTGCCACATGAGACAACTTGAAGAGGTTGCCTAGGATCATGTCGCTATTTAACACCAATGTCGCTACTTAACAGGTAAATGAACAATGCACACAAATAAACTGCTCACACGAGACAGTTGATGCAACCTTTAAACACTTAGCAGCTTGGCTTGGCTTGACTTGTAGATTGGGGTGCAATTGACAACTATTGGATAGACTAGGCTTTGAGGAGGCATAACACATGGCGGACGACTGGGCCAACGATTTCTTAAAAGTTTAAAACCAAAATAGCGCTGTTTTCACTCGACTGTATGGCCAAATAGCCTGCAGTAATGCAAGCACAGCCATAAAGTGAAACCCGCCAACGCCATGGTGTATCGAAAGCACACATTGGCAGTGGTCACAAGTACACAGCTAGGTTGTCTAGTGCGGCTGATGTTTTTCTTATAAATTTTTTATGTTATAGAGGGTACGTTTTATATTCTTATTGTAAATAGTGTTAAACCCAGTTATACAGTCGAACTCCAATATATTGAATCTGAAGGGGATGGCAAGAAAGCTTGATATACTAGGTAGATATACACAGTCTACGCTCATACAACGAACCCGCGTACAGCAGGCTTTCAGATATAATGGATCATATTTCAGTCTTAGTTtattctacctattttattaatgcaatgaaGTTCGCCTTTAACAGACCGCATTACAATGGACTGACGGCTACAGCGGtcaaaattagcggcaatttttgtcaaaatctgCCAGACTTTTGCTGTGCCAACACGGGCcgacaactgacttgcgagggtcagtcAACCACTGCAGCTCAATATCGCGCATGCGAGGGGGACGATGGCAAGATGGAAACGCACAGTCTTCTTTAGCGCGCGAagcacggggaggggggggggggggtagactcGAGAAAGAGAAAGGGGGGGTTCTACTCTGGTGGCTTCTGTTTACAGTGCGGCCGCCGTAttctgaaagcgatctgcggtgcGGACGCcttatcttgaaaacgatctgctatgtggacaaagtgcatgcCCGCATGGGCCTcattttcaaagcgatctgcagtgTGGACAAAGTgggcccagtgccggtagcttcgtatgcactgcgcttgcaacatttagtttgcattgaagcgagggACTGTAccaaggtcaattcactcgctactgctgctgctgctgccgtgcttatCTTGCATAATTTgttgtcgcaatcgatgctccgtTTTTCGGGCCAAACTGTGACgttttgtgtttgttttttatttggacgttcgtcactcactctttgcaataaagttgttagacatcacAACGAAAGTTTCGAAGCGAGGCAtttcggatattacggacttcggatAGAACGGATGTTTTTTGACGGACTATCAGGGTCCGCTGTAACGTGAGACTGTATTCACAAACATGCTCAATGTGTTCTTCAGAATGCCAAAGTTATCTGCTACCGTGGACTTCTAGCCTGCCTCAACAAGTTGGATCACTTTCAACTTCATTGCAATGTCCAAGTTGATTCTTTTCTTTAGAATTGCAGCGGCCATCGCTTACAGAAAATGACACCACAAATAGGCACTCAACCCGCGCAAGGAGGGTATGAAGATCAGAAAAAAGGAATGTTGACGTTTGAGGTAGCACGCAGGCTAGCCGAACAGCTCTACGGTGCTCATCTGACTGCTCACACGAGGCATGCAAGATgcaagaagcgaaaaaaaaaaaaaaggaaggttagcgacgtttcacttcgtcaatGCGAGTGATTCACAAGCGTATGGGTCGCCACGATGCTTCACCTCGTTTCTCCTTCCCCCCTTCGCTCAATGCCACCTATACTTTCCTCTAGGTGGCATTGCTTTGTTGCACACTCAGCACGCTCCTCCATACTTTCTCTTGCACGCAATTCTCTTCTCCACCTACAGGCACCAGAAGACCTCAAAGTGTACAACGAAGTGcattttgaagtctttggcgtggTGCCGTGTTCGATATATTGAATGTGCTGGTGGACGGCCATTCTACATACACGTGCACAAGCCCTACACATTTGCATGGGATTTTCAAGAGGATTTTACAGCTGTTTGATAGACACTGTAATTTGTTATACAGTATGTGAGTTTGGTATATCCAGGTTCGACCATAAAAAcattcaagtgccaagaaaatttcattgttataaccaattaTTGTTTTAACTGGGTTGCACGccatgaagaaatgcaacaataATCAAAACATTTTACTTACGACAGAAATTAAGGGCAAAACCAATCATTATGCAATGAAGAGAAGCCTCTTGCCGATACTAGACTGACATCATCTGTTGTGAAAATTCACGCTTTTTCACGTGGTCATAGACCTTTTGAGCATCATTGTGGTCCTTCTGAATATTCCTGTCTCCAGTGGTATACAGTAATAGTACGTTTATTTTTTACTGGCAACCACTTAGTGCACTGCTGATAATTCGCGGGCTGATGAGCCGTTTTGCATTTCGGCAGTAAGACAACAAAGTGTGGAAACCAAACGCGTGCTGGGACCACATGGCTGGGAGGGATGCTACACCTGGACACAATGAAAACGACTGAGCACACGCAGGAAAAGTTGAAGGTGCAGCCACGGAACACCTACACCACACAGCTGATTTCTCCTTTTGCTAGGTGGCCGTCTACTCGTGTTTCAGGGGGGCCCAATAGAGGGGGAGAGAGATGCACAAGACTGGCAATGCTTATATCATTGCAACCGTACTGCCCACATGCCTTACTTTCACATCGTTTtgtagaggaaagaagccattCCGAATGTAACCCTAGTGCTCATACACCTTCTGCAGCACACACAAGACACTTCATGTCACCCACTGTGGCTCTGTGTACCTAAGACAGCCTACCcaatatctttttctttttctttcgcaggATGTCTCATTGCTTTACTGCCCAGcagcatgcatgtgtgtgtggcaGCTTGAGATGTTTCCACCCACCCCCTCCCTTTCCACAGAAACACCCAGTAGCCAGGTTTAATTGTCATAACCGATAACGCACCACGTGAACATTGTTTTAAATAGTTTATTTTACCAAAGAATGCATGCAAAGGTTCACAATGCTGCGGCTGCTCATTATATCCGCTATTGTTATAGGTGGGCTCGACTGTATATGCCAAAGTCGCAACATATAAAGCTCTCAAACATTGCAGGAACCAGATTTTAGCAATGTTTTAGCTGGGAAAACATGTGAACGAGGAATGTATCAGTGGGGTTCTactgtactggcaggccttcacaGCTATTTCGAACAAggctgtggtgatttgagccttCCAGGACAGTAAAGAGCACGCATTCGTACTTTCGGACTGCCCGAGTTTTCTGATGTTCTTGTGGTGCCTAGGGAGTCTCAAAGAGCGGACGTTGACTGCATTCTATGCAGCGGCGCACGCTACCAACTTTGCCTAGCAGGCACAGTAATAGGCAAAGTCGTCAGGCAAGTTGTGGCAGCTAAGCAACTGACCCAATAAACCCAGAAGCACGCTGCAAGAATCAGCCACTAGTACATACCTGAAGACGAATTGCAAGAGTCCAGAACATCAGAGTTTCGGCCCGAGTGTCCACCACTGGAAATGAGTGACTCGGCGCTCTTGACACTCCTAAGCTGCTTGGACGCACTGTGTGTAAGGTCTGCCTCTGTAAGTGCTTTGTCCTGCgcaaaaagaaatgaacaagAATGTATAAAAGTTAGCTAGCCTGTAAACAAGTCGCACTTATTTGTAATGGTGTGCTAAAAACAGTTGTTATCTATATACGAGAAGAGCCAACAAGGATGAGGACAGGAGGCACTATCGATTAGCAGATCATTGACTAGTGACGAGTATGAAGGATCCTTTGCTATCATCATGACTAAACATGGAACAGCTGTTGCTGTCAGCCACAAAACATGCAaacatactgtatttactcgattgtAATGCACACCTGTTTTCCGCAAGCAAAAACAAAGGGGGGGAATGCTCTCGATTGTAAAACGCACCCAtttgccgtgacctaaaaaaaagaaaagttctttACAGCACcgcacacctcattctttcatacagaaatacaactttctctcatttggaaaaaaacaaGGATTTACGCTCAATGCACTGAAGTTACGATAAATAAAAGAAGTCTCAGTTTCGCCCAAAGGCGAATTATTAGGAAATATTAGATAGCAAATTATtaaacagctatacgaaaagtaaggatagtagttttaccagCCATATAAActttaaacattcacttactgactaaattaacaagcatggcatcacgtgcgcacaagcaaacataaacacgtctcactcaatgaccgtggaaactctatatcaaaatgctggagtgaggaagcgcggtagcaggagtgagggaattgacctttgtgcggcctctcgcttcaacgcaaactaagcgacgagaacacagtgcGGTGTGCCTAGATGCGGAGACTCTTGTCTctgttgcagatcgctttcaagataggggccgcgcggccgcgccgtacGTAGCAGCCACCGGTGTAGAACACCTCTCCTGTTTGTGCAAGTCTCGCACACAAGTTTCGGGAACTgcgaacgcccgtgatgcggcccgatttccgtccATCACCACAcacgtgatcgctttccttttaattgccacatcgtgatgaactcggcatgtccttgcagtcggcacttccatgctgatagagcaaacgcagaaaacaggaagatggacggtgcactaacctaagccaaaggaagcattgcctagGCACACGTACTGCAGCACAAGGAGAAAGATATGGCAGCTAGGCTCAAAGCATGTACGAGGCGGCCATACTGAAATGCCAATGGCGATGTGATAATGCAAATTTAGGAtagtactcgattctaacgtgtGGGCAATTTTTGTACCTGCTTTATCAAAAAAAAAGTTAACGTTAGAGTCGGGTAAATATGGTAAGTGATATGCCACATTTTACACATCCAACAGCTCTTGCTTTGTAACGTAGTGCTCTGTTACACTTATGCAGTGTGATTATGCACATTATAAAGGCCTAGGAAATCATCCATACCATTACTGGATCATAAATAAATGGCAAAATTTCTTGaattatatacagttaaacctggatgtaacgaacctatatgtaacgaattc
Encoded here:
- the CdGAPr gene encoding uncharacterized protein CdGAPr isoform X3, producing the protein MENLRAQNPTVSSPASVRIKNMPRNAETGTRFPKLGECAHFHYDMMDLGTVQMSLVEWSAAGRGHDEADKENREQPANQLQPQTPQQQQTQQQQQQEQQQPTQQQQQQQQQQPTQQLQQQTQQQQTPLQQQHSNESCGGGTPASAANWWAVQVTSRERSWTLRRSYDNFRLLDEQLHRCVYDRQHSRLPELPDPADLPQEPQEREVLVRDLLSDYLCRFSCLVGNLVSCGSVLNWLELDNRGHRLLVTDESAINTPAVAAAYVTRSYAAQAPDEISFQVGDMVSVIDMPPADESMWWRGKRGFEVGFFPSECVQVIGDKIPHNLKIPTKPVLRKHGKLIAFFRSFLLSRPSRRKLKQSGILRERVFGCDLGEHLTNTGRDVPLVLSSCAKFIEQFGIVDGIYRLSGVTSNIQKLRVTFDEDRVPDLNEEEIRQDIHCVASLLKMYFRELPNPLLTYQLYDKFVAAMQLQGNNQLLRIREVVKELPPPHYRTLETLVRHLAVVAAHGDRTGMTAKNVAIVWAPNLLRSKDLEVASVGALHVIGVQAVLTEYLICYVDLIFNDKMPTYPSSPESVESTPRRGSRPKSLAISTPTKLLSLEEARSRALSSNLPGNPQQKYIDVGGGPESLPAKYHTVIELPHGKRGSGKLKKSPLGWKSFFARGWHSGSTREKDKHGPGLRKASTGSLPHHQSLPIQDKALTEADLTHSASKQLRSVKSAESLISSGGHSGRNSDVLDSCNSSSDASRVQPFQWLPESTPASSPSGPHKHVRSVSHDSYFERGGLDMSLEDVHAAFALSSQYNGARVDRVASPPVGPHKSPRKQKLCPDSGDGASPKVQRLSDCSQAPTFHSSQEANVEGTCTKMDTAPSGHHASSHPQLPTFATASNEQAADRRQQSSRSLTPYTSRQPMAVHSPDDIEPYTSPSPQDYPQPPSHFRNVEIPPPHHSNEKMVLVEVHAVEEGGDSSREMIDGGLVFHRPFVEDVDETSGPCESAGGSTDFDESESNVGTSLSLAEDIATSLKMSCCQFDTDFLVGDTRAASLETSFLNRMSASLPYIEDTDTSASPLSSPCAGCELLPQDMSTSRSTPSPVDVQQSDVCDANSSEHMNSSIVTGSVVDESLETPVSVMPEDDGLRTFSDSDLHGLCGGVDMVQRVEALNSSIVPAAEGECVVAADGRSSSSDEEEDNEEAMPYSYLDESPLLSDACGGMLHSQSQDQNLCLLSPQEPTAVEDEREVSGPTEMSDMAEEILGSAEECRMQVESCVIEPAPMLCDSGADTGQAISGDMEHALLDFSSDCGEGPKKICDQGSPDNEKNSLLNSSPEISLNSTCLPDHDVVAGSNLESATPSDLQSPVDNTDMSETNLCNQGTVVTDDLAGELRQSEGVDSENTKEVEPLDSVGKPVDFAVPNESKPLIDFSDDEVQLRSSPRQVRVVEAKRKSEMARSNGTSLDTDRKRLSEPPHYSRSEKRGSVKELMSKFEAGDAHVPADLSPSKTCQPSLFTQLKVMRLQSLKNPSSPSANYDPWSDPILDQEDQEERVCCTEETSTASTVSKSNALHEEIGTAQTTQCSASEPQASDAIAEIVLDVAVTDGSARPSTLELRKVNVPIQAEEKRIDPVPPKPEATRSASVPAVESEVSRRRIEKIKEERRAQLREKLKSEGCRSQSDEAVTTKAEVKLRRTSEDVALWNVDVVPLRQVNRENERHQLSSVRSWPKQATSGDQRRRDSTKQIGADVVDKKPPPGRTSPVKTSPVKSSPTKTSPLKSSPVKSQPTRSPAQQTETIVRKQDLSPPKRIRDRAAMFECRSQKEQARPAPPRLARADLSSF
- the CdGAPr gene encoding uncharacterized protein CdGAPr isoform X1 translates to MPSGWSELALQCVSGGGICSVTEGMENLRAQNPTVSSPASVRIKNMPRNAETGTRFPKLGECAHFHYDMMDLGTVQMSLVEWSAAGRGHDEADKENREQPANQLQPQTPQQQQTQQQQQQEQQQPTQQQQQQQQQQPTQQLQQQTQQQQTPLQQQHSNESCGGGTPASAANWWAVQVTSRERSWTLRRSYDNFRLLDEQLHRCVYDRQHSRLPELPDPADLPQEPQEREVLVRDLLSDYLCRFSCLVGNLVSCGSVLNWLELDNRGHRLLVTDESAINTPAVAAAYVTRSYAAQAPDEISFQVGDMVSVIDMPPADESMWWRGKRGFEVGFFPSECVQVIGDKIPHNLKIPTKPVLRKHGKLIAFFRSFLLSRPSRRKLKQSGILRERVFGCDLGEHLTNTGRDVPLVLSSCAKFIEQFGIVDGIYRLSGVTSNIQKLRVTFDEDRVPDLNEEEIRQDIHCVASLLKMYFRELPNPLLTYQLYDKFVAAMQLQGNNQLLRIREVVKELPPPHYRTLETLVRHLAVVAAHGDRTGMTAKNVAIVWAPNLLRSKDLEVASVGALHVIGVQAVLTEYLICYVDLIFNDKMPTYPSSPESVESTPRRGSRPKSLAISTPTKLLSLEEARSRALSSNLPGNPQQKYIDVGGGPESLPAKYHTVIELPHGKRGSGKLKKSPLGWKSFFARGWHSGSTREKDKHGPGLRKASTGSLPHHQSLPIQDKALTEADLTHSASKQLRSVKSAESLISSGGHSGRNSDVLDSCNSSSDASRVQPFQWLPESTPASSPSGPHKHVRSVSHDSYFERGGLDMSLEDVHAAFALSSQYNGARVDRVASPPVGPHKSPRKQKLCPDSGDGASPKVQRLSDCSQAPTFHSSQEANVEGTCTKMDTAPSGHHASSHPQLPTFATASNEQAADRRQQSSRSLTPYTSRQPMAVHSPDDIEPYTSPSPQDYPQPPSHFRNVEIPPPHHSNEKMVLVEVHAVEEGGDSSREMIDGGLVFHRPFVEDVDETSGPCESAGGSTDFDESESNVGTSLSLAEDIATSLKMSCCQFDTDFLVGDTRAASLETSFLNRMSASLPYIEDTDTSASPLSSPCAGCELLPQDMSTSRSTPSPVDVQQSDVCDANSSEHMNSSIVTGSVVDESLETPVSVMPEDDGLRTFSDSDLHGLCGGVDMVQRVEALNSSIVPAAEGECVVAADGRSSSSDEEEDNEEAMPYSYLDESPLLSDACGGMLHSQSQDQNLCLLSPQEPTAVEDEREVSGPTEMSDMAEEILGSAEECRMQVESCVIEPAPMLCDSGADTGQAISGDMEHALLDFSSDCGEGPKKICDQGSPDNEKNSLLNSSPEISLNSTCLPDHDVVAGSNLESATPSDLQSPVDNTDMSETNLCNQGTVVTDDLAGELRQSEGVDSENTKEVEPLDSVGKPVDFAVPNESKPLIDFSDDEVQLRSSPRQVRVVEAKRKSEMARSNGTSLDTDRKRLSEPPHYSRSEKRGSVKELMSKFEAGDAHVPADLSPSKTCQPSLFTQLKVMRLQSLKNPSSPSANYDPWSDPILDQEDQEERVCCTEETSTASTVSKSNALHEEIGTAQTTQCSASEPQASDAIAEIVLDVAVTDGSARPSTLELRKVNVPIQAEEKRIDPVPPKPEATRSASVPAVESEVSRRRIEKIKEERRAQLREKLKSEGCRSQSDEAVTTKAEVKLRRTSEDVALWNVDVVPLRQVNRENERHQLSSVRSWPKQATSGDQRRRDSTKQIGADVVDKKPPPGRTSPVKTSPVKSSPTKTSPLKSSPVKSQPTRSPAQQTETIVRKQDLSPPKRIRDRAAMFECRSQKEQARPAPPRLARADLSSF